A single window of Leptolyngbya ohadii IS1 DNA harbors:
- a CDS encoding S66 peptidase family protein, whose protein sequence is MTSAGAIWRGGMISDDRNYWXXXKDPDCRGILCARGGYGGARVLESWGGWLDDPLDDPKWLIGFSDITSLLWSLCRHGVSGVHAPLLTTIAAEPDWSIQRLFAWVEGQSIAPLQGTTWIEGTAEGILLPANLTVATHLLHTPAQPDLANVILAFEDVTEAPYRIDRMLTQWRMSGAFNSVKGIAIGRFSQCDPPPNVPSFSVGEVLRDRLCDLGIPILAELPFGHDGVNAALPVGVKGRIEGGRLWVDG, encoded by the coding sequence ATGACGAGCGCTGGGGCTATCTGGCGGGGCGGGATGATCAGCGACGATCGCAATTATTGGANSMGCTNRAAAGACCCGGACTGTCGAGGGATTCTCTGTGCCAGAGGCGGGTATGGGGGGGCGCGGGTTTTGGAGAGCTGGGGCGGGTGGCTGGACGATCCGCTGGACGACCCGAAGTGGCTGATCGGCTTCTCGGATATTACGAGTCTGCTGTGGAGCCTCTGCCGTCACGGAGTTTCGGGGGTTCATGCACCGCTGCTGACGACGATCGCCGCCGAGCCAGATTGGTCAATTCAACGATTGTTTGCCTGGGTGGAAGGACAATCGATCGCACCGCTTCAGGGCACAACCTGGATCGAAGGCACTGCCGAGGGAATTTTGCTGCCTGCTAATCTTACCGTTGCCACCCATCTCCTGCACACGCCTGCCCAGCCCGATCTTGCCAACGTCATCCTCGCCTTTGAAGATGTCACCGAAGCCCCCTATCGAATCGATCGAATGCTGACTCAGTGGCGCATGAGTGGCGCATTCAATTCTGTGAAGGGCATTGCTATAGGACGGTTCAGCCAGTGCGATCCGCCGCCCAACGTTCCCAGTTTCAGCGTAGGAGAGGTTTTGCGCGATCGGCTCTGCGATCTGGGTATTCCGATCCTGGCAGAGCTTCCCTTCGGACATGACGGCGTGAATGCGGCATTGCCCGTGGGAGTGAAGGGGAGAATTGAGGGAGGAAGATTGTGGGTGGATGGATAA
- a CDS encoding glycosyltransferase family 4 protein → MKGGNRLRILFVSTTVGALGSGLGGGVELTLRNIGLALKSRGHEITVLAPAESISSGLNIVQIPGELQPTAQTQGRDAPIVLPPNSVLGNLWQTAYQQQHNYDVLLNFAYDWLPFYLTPFFDRPIAHLVSMGSLTDAMDQIIGQTLEQFPASIGVHSKAQAETFPFGERCRVLGNGLDLSLYQFRAEADRALGWVGRIAPEKGIEDAIEAAQQTGLPLKIWGAMPDKDYWRSICERHPNAVFSYEGFLSTEQLQRSLGQCRGLLMTPKWVEAFGNVAIEALACGVPVIAYRRGGPAEIVQDGRTGWLVEPDSVSGLVDAIQKLDKIDRQICRLSAEQNYSMQAMGERVEGWLLGVVGSGG, encoded by the coding sequence ATGAAAGGGGGAAACCGTTTGAGAATTTTGTTTGTTTCAACAACCGTCGGCGCACTGGGGTCGGGTTTAGGGGGTGGTGTCGAGCTAACCCTGCGGAATATTGGGCTGGCACTCAAGTCCCGTGGACACGAGATTACCGTACTGGCTCCTGCCGAATCCATTTCCTCCGGACTGAACATTGTGCAAATTCCCGGCGAACTGCAACCTACTGCCCAGACCCAGGGACGGGATGCCCCAATCGTTCTGCCGCCCAATTCAGTGCTGGGTAATCTGTGGCAGACGGCATATCAGCAGCAGCACAACTATGATGTTTTGCTCAACTTTGCCTACGATTGGCTGCCTTTCTACCTCACGCCATTTTTTGATCGCCCGATCGCCCATCTGGTCAGTATGGGATCGTTGACAGATGCAATGGATCAGATCATTGGGCAAACGCTGGAGCAATTTCCCGCCAGTATTGGGGTTCACAGCAAGGCACAGGCGGAGACATTTCCGTTTGGGGAGCGGTGTCGGGTCTTGGGTAACGGATTAGACCTGTCGCTATATCAGTTCCGGGCAGAGGCAGACAGAGCATTGGGCTGGGTGGGCAGAATTGCGCCGGAAAAGGGCATTGAAGATGCGATCGAAGCGGCTCAGCAAACGGGTCTTCCTCTCAAAATATGGGGCGCAATGCCGGACAAGGACTACTGGCGATCGATCTGTGAACGTCATCCCAACGCGGTTTTCAGCTACGAAGGCTTCCTGAGCACAGAGCAGCTTCAGCGGTCATTGGGGCAGTGCCGGGGACTACTCATGACACCCAAATGGGTCGAGGCGTTTGGCAACGTGGCGATCGAGGCTTTAGCCTGCGGTGTGCCTGTAATTGCCTATCGTCGAGGGGGTCCCGCTGAAATTGTGCAGGACGGTCGGACGGGATGGTTAGTGGAACCGGACAGCGTTTCGGGTTTGGTTGATGCCATTCAGAAGCTTGATAAAATCGATCGCCAAATTTGCCGTCTGTCTGCTGAGCAGAATTATTCGATGCAGGCGATGGGAGAGCGGGTGGAGGGGTGGCTTTTAGGGGTGGTGGGGAGTGGGGGATGA
- the grpE gene encoding nucleotide exchange factor GrpE — MTLLLKHDRKQQKRRSSRRKNWLNSENRTLKTLEQQEEKPMSAEVNQSAEINQPIDPQTQPDAMTVENAETDTFTLDPDPNFNPNEPAAVNEPQPELQVAVQELTQRLDALKTQLEDRNQQYARLAADFDNFRKRTQKEKEDLEQTIKCATIKELLPVVDNFERARSQIKPQTDAEMTIHKSYQGVYKDLVDRLKKVGVAVMRVENEIFDPNLHEAVMRETTAEVPEGTIVEELRRGYTIGDQVLRHAMVKVAAAPDGSEGGSAAE, encoded by the coding sequence ATGACTCTGTTGCTGAAGCACGATCGTAAGCAACAGAAGAGGAGAAGCAGCCGGAGAAAGAATTGGCTGAACTCTGAAAACCGAACTCTGAAAACCTTAGAGCAACAGGAAGAAAAGCCAATGTCTGCTGAAGTGAATCAATCTGCTGAAATCAATCAACCCATCGATCCGCAAACCCAGCCAGATGCGATGACGGTCGAAAACGCCGAAACCGATACCTTTACGCTTGATCCCGATCCCAACTTCAATCCGAATGAGCCTGCGGCTGTGAACGAACCTCAGCCCGAACTTCAGGTAGCAGTTCAGGAATTAACCCAGCGGCTTGATGCCCTCAAAACCCAGCTAGAGGATCGCAATCAGCAATATGCACGCCTCGCGGCTGACTTTGACAACTTCCGGAAGCGGACGCAGAAAGAAAAAGAAGACCTGGAGCAGACGATTAAATGCGCCACGATCAAGGAACTTCTGCCCGTAGTCGATAACTTTGAGCGTGCCCGGTCGCAGATCAAGCCCCAGACAGACGCGGAAATGACCATCCATAAGAGCTACCAGGGCGTTTACAAGGATCTGGTCGATCGCCTGAAGAAAGTTGGCGTTGCCGTCATGCGCGTCGAAAACGAAATATTTGACCCGAACCTGCACGAGGCGGTCATGCGGGAAACGACTGCTGAAGTGCCAGAAGGAACGATCGTGGAAGAACTGCGACGCGGCTATACGATCGGCGATCAGGTTTTGCGTCATGCCATGGTCAAGGTGGCGGCTGCACCCGATGGATCAGAAGGGGGATCTGCTGCGGAGTAA
- the dnaK gene encoding molecular chaperone DnaK: MGKVIGIDLGTTNSCIAVLEGGKPVVIANSEGGRTTPSIVGFGKSGERLVGQLAKRQAVTNAENTIFSIKRFIGRRWNDTEEERQRVPYTCNRGKDDMVDVQIRGHIFTPQEISAMILQKLKQDAESYLGETVTQAVITVPAYFTDAQRQATKDAGTIAGLEVLRIINEPTAAALSYGLDKQDQDQRILVFDLGGGTFDVSILQLGDGVFEVKATSGNNHLGGDDFDNVLVRWLIDNFRDQEGIDLSQDKMALQRLREAAEKAKTELSTRLTTTINLPFITADATGPKHLETELTRAKFEELVGHLIQMTINPVMQALKDCDLTPEQIDRIILVGGSTRIPAVQEAIRQCFNGKTPDRSVNPDEAVALGAAIQAGVLGGEVKDLLLLDVTPLSLGIETLGEVFTRIIERNTTIPTSKTQTFSTATDGQTSVEVHVLQGERAMAKDNKSLGRFQLSGIPPAPRGVPQIEVSFEIDANGILQVSARDKGTGRAQTVKITNTGGLSDAEVERMRQEAVVFAEDDALRQQVASLRNQAEGLLHNYETTLRDNGEFITETQRQAAAKQVAELRAVLANRQTPLETMLSCVNGLQATLLSIGQSVYDQAGTTSEPSYTEDFAYSSAAVPWANSHEEDETEMMGSYDDDFVNDDTIAADYEAVD; this comes from the coding sequence ATGGGAAAAGTTATCGGCATCGACCTGGGCACAACCAATAGCTGCATTGCAGTGCTGGAGGGCGGCAAACCCGTCGTCATTGCAAACTCTGAAGGTGGTAGGACAACTCCCAGTATCGTAGGCTTTGGCAAGTCGGGTGAGCGCCTAGTTGGGCAACTGGCAAAACGGCAGGCTGTCACCAACGCAGAGAATACGATCTTCAGCATCAAGCGGTTTATCGGTCGGCGGTGGAACGACACCGAAGAAGAGCGGCAGCGCGTTCCCTACACCTGCAATCGCGGTAAGGATGACATGGTAGACGTGCAGATTCGCGGGCACATTTTCACCCCGCAGGAAATCTCCGCCATGATCCTGCAAAAGCTGAAGCAAGATGCCGAGAGCTATTTGGGCGAAACCGTAACCCAGGCTGTCATCACGGTTCCCGCCTACTTTACCGACGCCCAGCGGCAGGCAACCAAGGACGCCGGGACGATCGCCGGACTGGAAGTGCTGCGGATCATCAACGAGCCTACAGCAGCAGCGCTATCCTACGGTCTGGATAAGCAGGATCAGGATCAGCGCATTCTGGTGTTTGACTTGGGGGGCGGGACGTTTGATGTCTCCATCCTTCAGCTCGGCGATGGTGTATTTGAAGTCAAAGCAACCTCCGGCAATAACCACTTGGGTGGCGATGATTTTGACAATGTGCTGGTGCGCTGGCTGATCGACAATTTCCGCGATCAGGAAGGGATTGACCTATCCCAGGACAAAATGGCACTTCAGCGGCTGCGTGAGGCGGCAGAGAAAGCCAAAACTGAGCTTTCTACCCGGCTGACGACCACAATTAACCTGCCCTTCATTACCGCAGATGCCACCGGACCCAAGCACCTGGAAACCGAACTGACCCGCGCTAAGTTCGAGGAACTGGTCGGACATCTGATCCAGATGACCATTAACCCAGTCATGCAGGCACTTAAGGACTGCGACCTTACCCCAGAGCAAATCGATCGCATTATTCTGGTCGGCGGCTCGACCCGCATTCCGGCAGTTCAGGAGGCAATTCGCCAGTGCTTCAACGGCAAAACCCCCGATCGATCGGTGAATCCAGATGAGGCGGTGGCGCTGGGAGCGGCGATTCAGGCAGGCGTGCTGGGCGGCGAAGTGAAGGATCTGCTGCTGCTGGACGTGACGCCCCTGTCGCTGGGCATTGAAACCCTCGGTGAGGTGTTCACCCGCATTATTGAACGCAATACGACCATTCCAACCAGCAAAACCCAGACCTTCTCGACGGCAACGGATGGGCAGACTTCGGTAGAGGTGCATGTCCTTCAAGGCGAGCGGGCAATGGCGAAGGATAACAAGAGCCTGGGCAGGTTCCAGCTTTCGGGCATTCCGCCTGCGCCCAGGGGCGTTCCCCAAATTGAGGTTTCATTTGAAATTGACGCAAACGGCATCCTTCAGGTTTCCGCCCGCGATAAGGGAACGGGACGTGCCCAGACGGTGAAGATTACTAACACAGGGGGTCTGAGCGACGCGGAAGTGGAACGGATGCGGCAGGAGGCAGTGGTGTTTGCCGAGGATGATGCCCTTCGTCAGCAGGTGGCTTCTCTGCGAAATCAGGCGGAGGGGCTGCTTCACAACTACGAGACCACCCTGCGGGACAACGGCGAATTTATTACCGAGACTCAAAGGCAGGCAGCTGCCAAGCAGGTTGCTGAACTTCGTGCTGTACTTGCCAATCGTCAGACGCCGCTAGAAACAATGCTGTCCTGCGTAAATGGGCTTCAGGCAACCCTGCTCTCGATCGGTCAATCGGTTTACGATCAGGCAGGAACGACGAGCGAACCCAGCTATACCGAAGATTTTGCTTACAGCAGTGCAGCGGTGCCCTGGGCGAACAGTCACGAAGAAGATGAAACCGAGATGATGGGCAGCTACGACGACGATTTTGTGAATGACGACACGATCGCCGCAGACTATGAGGCGGTTGATTAG
- the dnaJ gene encoding molecular chaperone DnaJ translates to MADYYDILGVSRSADKEEIKRAFRRLARKYHPDVNKDPGAEDKFKEINRAYEVLSEPEKRAMYDRYGEAGVGSAAGAAGYQDFGDFGGFADIFESFFNGFAGGAAGQQTRRRSGPVRGEDLRLDLRLDFREAVFGGDKEIRINHLESCETCSGTGAKPGTQPRMCSTCNGAGQVRRATRTPFGSFTQVSVCPTCNGNGQVIEDKCEVCGGNGQKQEAKKLKISIPPGVDNGTRLRVSGEGDTGQRGGPAGDLYVYLFVNEDAHFQRDGINILSEVKVSYLQAILGDKIEVDTVDGKTEVTIAPGTQPNTVVTLEKHGVPRLGNPDSRGDHLLTVKIDIPTRVTHEERELLEKLVKIRGDRLSKGGGIEGFLGGLFRG, encoded by the coding sequence ATGGCGGATTACTACGACATCCTTGGTGTTTCTCGCAGCGCGGACAAGGAGGAAATTAAGCGTGCCTTTCGTCGGCTTGCCCGCAAGTACCATCCGGACGTTAACAAAGATCCCGGAGCCGAGGACAAGTTTAAGGAGATCAACCGCGCATACGAAGTTCTGTCCGAACCGGAAAAACGGGCGATGTACGATCGCTACGGTGAGGCAGGCGTAGGATCGGCGGCGGGCGCAGCGGGCTACCAGGATTTTGGTGACTTTGGCGGCTTCGCCGATATTTTTGAGAGTTTCTTTAACGGCTTTGCAGGCGGTGCAGCTGGGCAGCAGACTCGCAGACGCAGTGGTCCCGTGCGCGGCGAAGATTTGCGTCTGGATCTGCGGCTGGACTTCCGCGAAGCGGTCTTCGGCGGGGATAAGGAAATCCGGATTAACCACCTGGAATCCTGCGAAACCTGTAGCGGCACGGGTGCAAAACCCGGTACCCAGCCCCGGATGTGCTCGACCTGTAATGGGGCGGGTCAGGTGCGTCGGGCAACCCGGACGCCGTTCGGTAGCTTTACGCAGGTTTCCGTCTGTCCAACCTGTAATGGCAACGGTCAGGTCATCGAGGACAAGTGCGAGGTCTGCGGCGGCAACGGTCAGAAGCAGGAAGCGAAGAAGCTGAAGATTTCGATTCCGCCCGGTGTGGATAATGGGACGCGCCTCAGAGTGTCTGGCGAAGGGGATACGGGACAGCGGGGAGGTCCGGCTGGTGATCTGTATGTCTATCTGTTTGTGAATGAGGATGCCCACTTCCAGCGAGACGGAATTAATATTCTGTCGGAAGTGAAAGTAAGCTACTTGCAGGCGATCCTGGGCGACAAGATCGAAGTGGATACGGTGGACGGCAAAACGGAAGTGACGATCGCCCCCGGCACCCAGCCCAATACGGTTGTGACATTAGAGAAGCACGGTGTTCCCAGATTGGGGAATCCTGATAGTCGCGGCGATCATCTGCTGACGGTAAAGATTGATATTCCAACTCGCGTCACCCACGAGGAGCGGGAACTTCTGGAGAAACTGGTCAAAATTCGGGGCGATCGTCTGAGTAAGGGCGGCGGCATTGAGGGGTTTCTAGGAGGGCTGTTTCGCGGATGA
- a CDS encoding sulfurtransferase TusA family protein, giving the protein MTTHLQPDDQLDLRGTPCPLNFVRTKLRLERMTPGALLEVWLDPGEPIEQVPDSLRMEGYGIEQIEDRSEFFALKVRRPAATPSE; this is encoded by the coding sequence ATGACAACCCATCTTCAGCCTGACGACCAGCTAGACCTGCGGGGCACGCCCTGTCCGCTGAATTTTGTACGCACAAAGCTGAGACTGGAGCGAATGACTCCTGGTGCGCTGCTGGAGGTCTGGCTTGATCCCGGTGAGCCGATCGAGCAGGTGCCGGACAGCCTCCGCATGGAAGGATACGGCATTGAGCAAATCGAAGACCGCAGCGAATTTTTTGCCTTGAAGGTGCGTCGTCCAGCGGCAACTCCGTCGGAATGA
- the rsgA gene encoding small ribosomal subunit biogenesis GTPase RsgA, with translation MSAEINQPFSESEASPSESFALTGTVLAVQANFYFVQLDSSFNPSSDGSELPLDQLLCTRRTRLKKIGQQVMVGDRVRIEEPDWEGKRGAISEVFSRQTELDRPPIANADQILLVFAIAEPTLDPVQLSRFLVKAESTGLGVCLCLNKKDLVTPEEQQEWGDRLRSWGYDPVMISVRGDLGLQDLAARLGDRMSVVSGPSGVGKSSLINALIPAIDLRVGRVSGKLGRGRHTTRHVELFQLPSGGLLADTPGFNQPDLDCLPNELAQLFPECRQRLSEARCQFSDCLHRDEPNCAVRGDWERYDLYLMFLDEVIARQEAIDRTGDPESTTKVKTGSDGQIEVEPKLQTKKYRRPSRRTEKQLLRGIVQDVETLMDDGDSEEG, from the coding sequence ATGAGTGCTGAGATTAATCAGCCATTTTCTGAGTCAGAAGCCTCTCCTTCTGAGTCGTTTGCCCTGACTGGAACTGTTCTAGCGGTGCAGGCAAATTTTTACTTTGTCCAGCTTGATTCCTCTTTTAATCCTTCGTCGGACGGCTCTGAACTGCCCCTCGATCAGCTTCTCTGTACCCGCCGGACTCGTCTGAAGAAAATTGGGCAGCAGGTAATGGTGGGCGATCGCGTTCGCATTGAGGAACCGGACTGGGAAGGCAAGCGAGGCGCAATCTCAGAAGTCTTTTCCCGACAAACCGAGCTAGACCGTCCGCCGATCGCCAACGCAGACCAAATTCTGCTGGTGTTTGCCATTGCCGAGCCGACCCTCGATCCGGTGCAGCTCAGTCGCTTTCTCGTTAAGGCAGAATCGACGGGCTTGGGCGTTTGTCTCTGTCTCAACAAAAAAGATTTGGTCACGCCGGAGGAACAGCAAGAATGGGGCGATCGGCTTCGCTCCTGGGGCTACGATCCGGTGATGATTAGCGTGCGGGGCGATCTGGGTTTACAGGATTTAGCGGCACGGCTGGGCGATCGAATGAGCGTGGTTTCGGGTCCGTCGGGCGTGGGTAAATCGAGCTTGATTAATGCCCTGATTCCGGCGATCGATCTGCGGGTCGGTCGAGTGTCTGGCAAACTGGGGCGCGGCAGGCATACTACTCGCCATGTGGAACTGTTTCAGCTTCCGTCTGGAGGACTACTGGCGGATACACCCGGATTCAACCAGCCCGATCTGGACTGTCTGCCGAACGAACTGGCTCAGCTTTTCCCGGAATGCCGTCAGCGGCTCAGCGAAGCCAGGTGTCAGTTTAGCGATTGCCTGCACCGGGACGAACCGAACTGCGCGGTGCGGGGTGACTGGGAACGCTACGACCTGTATCTTATGTTCCTGGACGAAGTGATTGCTCGTCAGGAGGCGATCGATCGAACGGGCGACCCGGAATCCACTACGAAGGTCAAAACGGGGAGCGATGGACAGATCGAAGTGGAGCCAAAGCTTCAGACGAAGAAATATCGCCGTCCGTCCCGCCGTACCGAGAAACAGCTCTTGCGCGGCATTGTCCAGGATGTTGAGACGTTGATGGATGATGGGGATTCAGAGGAGGGGTAG
- a CDS encoding HesB/IscA family protein, whose product MTQAAPQQRGILMSESALRHVMALRDKQGKDLCLRVGVRQGGCSGMSYTMDFEDINNVRENDEVYDYDGFKVVCDPKSMLYLYGLMLDYSDALIGGGFQFTNPNANQTCGCGKSFS is encoded by the coding sequence ATGACACAAGCGGCACCTCAACAGCGGGGCATTTTGATGAGCGAGTCAGCCCTCCGTCATGTGATGGCATTACGAGACAAGCAGGGGAAAGACCTGTGCCTGCGAGTTGGCGTACGGCAGGGCGGCTGTTCGGGAATGTCCTACACGATGGACTTTGAAGACATCAACAACGTCCGCGAGAACGACGAAGTGTACGACTACGACGGCTTTAAGGTGGTCTGCGACCCGAAGAGTATGCTGTACCTCTACGGCTTAATGCTGGACTACAGCGATGCCCTAATCGGGGGCGGCTTCCAGTTCACCAACCCTAACGCCAACCAGACCTGCGGCTGCGGAAAATCCTTCTCGTAG
- a CDS encoding DUF1902 domain-containing protein, which produces MESAVYHVSAFWDEEAEVWVATSEDVPGLVTEADTIEELSQKLRDLVPELLLSNHVISANYSGAIAIQLTCQRQELIRVAS; this is translated from the coding sequence ATGGAATCGGCAGTCTATCACGTCAGCGCTTTCTGGGATGAAGAGGCAGAAGTTTGGGTCGCAACAAGCGAAGATGTTCCGGGTTTGGTAACGGAAGCAGACACGATCGAAGAATTGAGCCAAAAACTACGAGACCTGGTTCCTGAACTGCTGCTCAGCAATCACGTTATTTCTGCTAACTATTCAGGAGCGATCGCTATCCAGCTAACCTGCCAACGACAGGAATTGATCAGGGTTGCATCGTAG
- a CDS encoding type II toxin-antitoxin system HicA family toxin, with amino-acid sequence MVKSLTPALKKILSEAGCSFERQGKGDHEIWYSPISDRRFPVDNAIKSRHTANAVLKQAGLPKAF; translated from the coding sequence ATGGTGAAGTCTCTCACGCCTGCACTTAAAAAAATCTTGTCGGAGGCGGGATGCTCGTTTGAGCGTCAGGGCAAAGGCGATCATGAAATCTGGTACAGCCCGATTAGCGATCGTCGTTTCCCGGTAGACAATGCCATCAAGTCTCGCCACACGGCAAACGCAGTTCTCAAGCAGGCAGGACTACCAAAGGCTTTCTAG
- a CDS encoding NAD(P)H-quinone oxidoreductase subunit 4 has translation MIADQFPWLTAIVLLPLVASFLIPVLPDKDGKLVRWYALGVGLADFALMCYAFWKHYDPSSATFQLAESYAWVPQLGLNWALSVDGISAPLVLLAGFVTTLSIFAAWQVDRKPKLFYFLLLVLYAAQIGVFVAQDIILLFIMWEIELVPVYLLVSIWGGQRRRYAATKFLLYTAAASIFILVAGLAMGLYGGESLTFDMAELAQRQYPLTLQLLLYAGLLVAFGVKLAIFPLHTWLPDAHGEASAPVSMILAGVLLKMGGYGLIRLNMGLLPDAHVYFAPILAILGVVNIIYGAFNSFAQTNMKRRLAYSSISHMGFVLLGIASFTDIGISGAMLQMLSHGLIAAALFFLAGVTYDRTHTMAMDQMGGIGKAMPRVFALFTAGSMASLALPGMSGFVSEISVFVGVATTDVYGSAFRTVTIFLAAVGLILTPIYLLSMLRQVFYGVTVPPSCDIGGAGAADAGAQEVVCFGTNCVLPSDAVFSDAKPREVFIAVCFLVLVIGIGFYPKLATNLYDATTVAVNAEMKQSYTQIAQENPQIYARNLLPGFGKAETAPVVGVIE, from the coding sequence ATGATAGCCGATCAATTTCCCTGGCTAACTGCGATCGTCCTGCTCCCACTCGTTGCTTCCTTTCTGATCCCCGTCCTGCCGGATAAAGACGGCAAACTGGTGCGGTGGTATGCCCTGGGCGTAGGTCTCGCAGATTTTGCTCTCATGTGTTACGCCTTCTGGAAGCATTACGATCCGAGCAGTGCAACGTTTCAACTCGCAGAAAGTTACGCCTGGGTTCCCCAGTTAGGTCTGAACTGGGCACTGTCGGTTGACGGAATTTCCGCGCCGCTTGTGCTTCTGGCGGGTTTTGTGACGACCCTTTCTATCTTTGCCGCCTGGCAGGTCGATCGCAAGCCCAAGCTGTTCTACTTCCTCCTCCTGGTGCTGTACGCAGCGCAGATCGGAGTTTTCGTCGCTCAAGATATCATCCTACTGTTCATCATGTGGGAGATTGAGCTGGTTCCGGTCTATTTGCTGGTGTCTATCTGGGGCGGACAGCGCCGACGCTATGCGGCAACAAAGTTCCTGCTGTACACGGCTGCGGCTTCGATCTTCATTCTGGTCGCAGGGCTGGCAATGGGTCTGTATGGCGGAGAATCCCTCACCTTCGATATGGCGGAACTGGCTCAACGGCAGTATCCCCTCACGCTTCAACTCTTGCTCTATGCGGGTCTGCTGGTTGCCTTTGGCGTGAAGCTGGCAATCTTCCCCCTCCACACCTGGCTACCCGATGCCCACGGTGAAGCTTCTGCTCCCGTCTCGATGATTCTGGCGGGGGTGCTGCTGAAGATGGGCGGCTACGGTCTGATTCGTCTGAACATGGGACTGCTGCCGGACGCGCACGTTTACTTCGCTCCGATTCTGGCAATCCTGGGCGTGGTGAACATCATCTACGGCGCGTTCAACTCCTTTGCCCAAACGAACATGAAGCGTCGTCTGGCGTACTCCTCGATTTCCCACATGGGGTTCGTGCTGCTGGGCATTGCTTCCTTCACGGACATTGGGATTAGCGGCGCGATGCTGCAAATGCTGTCCCACGGTCTGATTGCGGCGGCTCTGTTCTTCCTGGCGGGTGTCACCTACGATCGCACTCACACGATGGCGATGGATCAGATGGGCGGTATTGGTAAGGCGATGCCCAGAGTATTTGCCCTGTTCACGGCGGGTTCGATGGCATCTCTGGCGCTTCCCGGCATGAGCGGCTTCGTCAGCGAGATCTCGGTCTTCGTGGGCGTGGCAACGACGGATGTGTATGGCTCTGCCTTCCGCACGGTGACGATCTTCCTGGCGGCAGTGGGTCTGATTCTGACTCCGATTTATCTGCTGTCGATGCTGCGTCAGGTGTTCTACGGTGTGACGGTTCCCCCCTCCTGCGATATTGGCGGTGCAGGTGCTGCGGATGCGGGCGCTCAAGAGGTAGTCTGCTTCGGAACGAACTGTGTTCTGCCCTCTGATGCGGTCTTCAGCGATGCGAAACCCCGTGAAGTATTCATTGCGGTCTGCTTCCTGGTGCTGGTGATTGGCATCGGCTTCTATCCCAAGCTTGCGACCAACCTGTACGACGCGACGACGGTTGCCGTAAATGCGGAAATGAAGCAGTCCTACACGCAGATTGCTCAGGAAAATCCGCAAATCTACGCCAGGAACCTGCTGCCGGGATTTGGCAAAGCTGAAACTGCTCCGGTTGTAGGCGTTATCGAATAG